In Amphiprion ocellaris isolate individual 3 ecotype Okinawa chromosome 3, ASM2253959v1, whole genome shotgun sequence, one genomic interval encodes:
- the LOC118469836 gene encoding uncharacterized protein LOC118469836 yields the protein MERIMMRTENELTMRNLRNLNQELQAQIKELKQKLYQSQQRATLCSRAADEAKESRGEAEQSRALAEARALGCQRDKEVAEADRGRLSEELQQLKKEHTDLQLLLAQTEKNYFETKLKLDRLSGEKQALLQENRSLQADRDDLRHRLRQITQENVQIKESELNSRRRAMASEEESKKANQAQREAEAERRLAEKERQDRTAECLSWREKHQELANTFRAQEDLKALRQNKACQANIKSYFLCMTESDQRVKILKNPDGNPRNFTEGDPVYISTPESSPEEPERSSSRTMFRVSAPHMGRDLGPSHFDELPAFGGERPDSAPTRRSRKVVEYFWIPTDQE from the exons ATGGAGCGGATCATGATGCGCACAGAGAATGAGCTGACAATGAGGAACCTCAGGAACCTGAACCAGGAGTTGCAGGCTCAAATCAAAGAG ctgaagCAGAAGCTGTACCAGAGCCAGCAGAGGGCCACGCTGTGCTCCCGAGCTGCAGACGAGGCTAAGGAGTCCAGAGGGGAGGCAGAACAGAGCAGGGCCCTGGCCGAGGCCCGGGCCCTCGGATGTCAGCGGGACAAGGAGGTAGCCGAGGCTGACAGAGGACGCCTGAGCGAAGAACTGCAGCAGCTTAAAAAGGAG CACACTGATCTGCAGCTGTTACTGGCACAAACAGAGAAGAACTATTTTGAAACTAAGCTGAAGCTGGACCGGCTGTCTGGAGAGAAACAGGCTCTGCTGCAGGAGAATAGGAGCCTGCAGGCAGACAGAGATGACCTCCGACACAGACTGAGGCAAATCACACAGGAAAATGTCCAGATTAAAGAGAG CGAGCTGAATTCGAGGCGCAGAGCGATGGCGTCAGAGGAGGAGAGCAAAAAGGCCAACCAGGCTCAGCGGGAGGCCGAGGCCGAGAGGCGTCTAGCGGAGAAGGAGAGGCAGGATAGGACGGCCGAGTGTCTGAGCTGGAGGGAGAAGCACCAAGAGCTAGCCAACACGTTCCGAGCTCAGGAGGACCTGAAGGCTCTGAGGCAGAACAAAGCA TGTCAAGCCAACATTAAGAGCTACTTCCTGTGCATGACCGAAAGtgatcagagggttaaaatcctgaaaaatccaGATGGCAACCCAAGAAACTTCACG GAGGGAGATCCTGTGTACATTTCCACtccagagtccagtcctgaggAGCCTGAGAGGAGTTCGTCCAG GACCATGTTCAGGGTCTCTGCCCCACACATGGGAAGGGATCTGGGTCCGAGTCACTTCGATGAGCTGCCCGCCTTCGGAGGGGAGCGACCCGACTCGGCCCCTACTCGCAGAAGCAGGAAGGTGGTGGAATACTTCTGGATCCCGACAGATcaagaatga
- the lyve1b gene encoding lymphatic vessel endothelial hyaluronic receptor 1b isoform X2 yields the protein MFTLFGSSLTPASVIFFIRNMARLCCFSQFLFQFLAVFLLTSESSLIKVSPQSHSVAGVFMPNKEGTYTLNFTAARATCLFLNVTMATRAQMERAVQHGLETCRFGWIAEQIAVVPRLTSNNNCGRGKTGLVTWSALADRKFNVFCFNASDFEETLKTSTTGPQSSTSSATLTTSTLTSRPTTPSVRSTPLVRSTLVVRSTIKPTRKPIITESPEQTPLTSAPLVQTTPSTRIPSSTPSSLTPSSTHIAAPLPHLITSKPTIVSFAFSTSGHASNISLSSESVLSQSVSSAKPSLGGKGIFSPFGLRGSRETT from the exons ATGTTCACGTTATTTGGTTCTTCACTTACGCCCGCTTCAGTTATATTTTTCATACGAAACATGGCGAGACTTTGTTGCTTCTCccagtttttatttcagtttttagcaGTGTTTTTGCTGACCTCGGAGTCGAGTCTCATCAAAG TTTCACCTCAGAGTCACTCAGTCGCCGGCGTCTTCATGCCCAATAAAGAAGGAACTTACACCTTGAACTTCACTGCAGCCAGAGCAACCTGCCTGTTTCTGaatgtcaccatggcaaccagaGCCCAGATGGAGCGAGCAGTACAGCATGGACTAGAGACATGCAG ATTTGGCTGGATAGCTGAACAGATCGCAGTTGTGCCACGACTGACATCCAACAACAACTGTGGAAGAGGCAAAACCGGATTGGTGACTTGGTCTGCACTGGCAGATAgaaaatttaatgtcttctgcTTTAATGCATCAG attttgaggaaactctgaaaACATCGACAACAGGCCCACAATCCTCCACGTCTTCTGCCACACTGACAACCTCAACCCTAACCTCAAGACCTACCACACCTTCGGTCAGATCAACACCTCTGGTCAGATCAACACTTGTGGTTAGATCAACAATCAAGCCAACCAGAAAGCCAATTATTACTGAATCCCCTGAGCAGACACCCTTAACCTCTGCTCCCCTGGTCCAGACAACACCTTCAACTAGGATTCCCTCCTCCACCCCCTCTTCCCTTACCCCTTCCTCCACCCATAttgctgctcctcttcctcaccttATCACCTCAAAACCAACTATAGTCAGTTTTGCCTTTTCTACTTCCGGTCATGCCTCCAACATCTCTCTTTCCTCCGAGTCAGTGCTGTCACAGTCTGTGAGCTCTGCAAAACCTTCTCTAGGGG GAAAAGGAATATTTTCACCTTTTGGTCTCAGGGGCAGCAGAGAGACGACATAG
- the lyve1b gene encoding lymphatic vessel endothelial hyaluronic receptor 1b isoform X1 has product MFTLFGSSLTPASVIFFIRNMARLCCFSQFLFQFLAVFLLTSESSLIKVSPQSHSVAGVFMPNKEGTYTLNFTAARATCLFLNVTMATRAQMERAVQHGLETCRFGWIAEQIAVVPRLTSNNNCGRGKTGLVTWSALADRKFNVFCFNASDFEETLKTSTTGPQSSTSSATLTTSTLTSRPTTPSVRSTPLVRSTLVVRSTIKPTRKPIITESPEQTPLTSAPLVQTTPSTRIPSSTPSSLTPSSTHIAAPLPHLITSKPTIVSFAFSTSGHASNISLSSESVLSQSVSSAKPSLGVVPTALVVVSIIILLLTAAGAVWYYTLKRNIFTFWSQGQQRDDIETEMWKHTNSEMNLHSQGGAEEDDEEEESYRKYSSDITLCVHPGIKANFSE; this is encoded by the exons ATGTTCACGTTATTTGGTTCTTCACTTACGCCCGCTTCAGTTATATTTTTCATACGAAACATGGCGAGACTTTGTTGCTTCTCccagtttttatttcagtttttagcaGTGTTTTTGCTGACCTCGGAGTCGAGTCTCATCAAAG TTTCACCTCAGAGTCACTCAGTCGCCGGCGTCTTCATGCCCAATAAAGAAGGAACTTACACCTTGAACTTCACTGCAGCCAGAGCAACCTGCCTGTTTCTGaatgtcaccatggcaaccagaGCCCAGATGGAGCGAGCAGTACAGCATGGACTAGAGACATGCAG ATTTGGCTGGATAGCTGAACAGATCGCAGTTGTGCCACGACTGACATCCAACAACAACTGTGGAAGAGGCAAAACCGGATTGGTGACTTGGTCTGCACTGGCAGATAgaaaatttaatgtcttctgcTTTAATGCATCAG attttgaggaaactctgaaaACATCGACAACAGGCCCACAATCCTCCACGTCTTCTGCCACACTGACAACCTCAACCCTAACCTCAAGACCTACCACACCTTCGGTCAGATCAACACCTCTGGTCAGATCAACACTTGTGGTTAGATCAACAATCAAGCCAACCAGAAAGCCAATTATTACTGAATCCCCTGAGCAGACACCCTTAACCTCTGCTCCCCTGGTCCAGACAACACCTTCAACTAGGATTCCCTCCTCCACCCCCTCTTCCCTTACCCCTTCCTCCACCCATAttgctgctcctcttcctcaccttATCACCTCAAAACCAACTATAGTCAGTTTTGCCTTTTCTACTTCCGGTCATGCCTCCAACATCTCTCTTTCCTCCGAGTCAGTGCTGTCACAGTCTGTGAGCTCTGCAAAACCTTCTCTAGGGG TTGTACCTACTGCACTTGTTGTTGTCAGCATCATTATCCTGCTCCTGACAGCAGCTGGTGCTGTGTGGTACTACACATT GAAAAGGAATATTTTCACCTTTTGGTCTCAGGGGCAGCAGAGAGACGACATAGAGACGGAGATGTGGAAGCACACCAACAGTGAGATGAATCTACACAGCCAGGGTGGAGCAGAGGAAGacgatgaagaagaagaatcataCAGGAAGTACTCCAGTGATATCACGCTGTGTGTGCATCCAGGTATCAAAGCAAACTTTTCAGAGTAG
- the rlig1 gene encoding uncharacterized protein C12orf29 homolog, with the protein MRRLGSVQQKIPCVFLTDVKEEQSRKRDCQAFQVVATENVNPVALDANIDCALATEKLDGTCCYVTVYKGQPYLWARLDRKPNKQAEKRFKKYQHSYKSCKGFTWNVEEDFKTVPETWIPAHRVKHHNGHPVPDDHGHIPGWVPVDKDNKQYCWHSSVVDYDVGAALVLRPSSDDENRLEIAAVPLADLQEQTLELIGTNVNGNPYGLGSKKQPVHCLVSHGSIRIRNPPPVDFHQLCSWLQESPEGRVEGIVWHCNDGTLVKVHRHHLGLRWPDGDTCFGTRPVVIRVDGTVDAYNNSKDLFTSFCALNGHCFSRLQDIQFEL; encoded by the exons ATGCGACGCCTGGGCTCCGTCCAGCAGAAGATACCGTGTGTTTTTCTGACCGACGTCAAGGAGGAACAGTCCAGAAAACGGGACTGTCAG GCATTTCAGGTTGTTGCGACTGAAAATGTGAACCCTGTTGCTCTGGATGCTAACATAGATTGTGCGCTTGCCACAGAAAAACTGGACGGTACCTGCTGCTATGTTACAGTCTATAAAG GGCAGCCTTACCTCTGGGCTCGACTCGACAGGAAACCAAACAAGCAGGCAGAGAAGAGGTTTAAAAAGTACCAACATTCTTACAAGAGCTGTAAAG GTTTCACATGGAATGTAGAGGAAGATTTTAAAACGGTGCCAGAGACGTGGATCCCAGCTCACAGAGTCAAACACCACAATGGCCATCCAGTGCCTGATGATCACGGACATATTCCAG GCTGGGTTCCAGTAGACAAGGACAACAAGCAGTACTGCTGGCACTCCTCTGTAGTGGATTATGATGTTGGGGCAGCGCTTGTTCTCAGGCCCAGCTCTGACGATGAAAACAGGTTAGAAATCGCAGCAGTGCCATTGGCTGACCTCCAGGAACAAACGCTGGAGCTCATAGGAACCAACGTCAATGGAAACCCTTACG GACTGGGGAGTAAAAAGCAGCCCGTCCACTGCCTGGTCTCACATGGGAGTATTCGAATCAGAAACCCCCCACCTGTTGACTTTCATCAGCTGTGCTCTTGGTTGCAAGAGAGTCCAGAGGGCCGAGTCGAAGGCATCGTGTGGCACTGCAACGACGGCACTCTCGTTAAG GTTCATCGTCATCACCTGGGACTCAGGTGGCCAGACGGGGACACCTGCTTTGGTACCAGGCCGGTGGTCATTCGTGTTGACGGCACAGTTGATGCTTATAACAACAGCAAGGACTTGTTCACATCCTTTTGCGCACTAAACGGACATTGCTTCAGCCGGCTTCAGGACATCCAGTTTGAACTGTAA